DNA sequence from the Synergistota bacterium genome:
TCTAAGAACGCTCCAGACGGGAATGATCCTTGATGAGGATAGAATCCTTAGTCTCAGAGAGTACGTCGCATATAGAGATCAAACCAAGGTAGTAATAACGCTTCAAGGAGGCGGAATAACCTGGGCTAAAGGAACATACGCGCTGGATAGTGGAGCCATGATAAGTGGAGAAATGAACCTGATTGCGGGAGGAAGCATGTATCTTACCTTGAGGGGGTTTAGATAGAAGATGATATTGATCCTGGATTTCGGGTCTCAATATACGAAGCTCATAGCGAGAAGAATAAGAGAGCTGGGCGTATACTCAGAGATTCTACCTTGGGATAAGAAAGCGGATGAGATCCTTTTAAAGAAGCCCAAGGGATTAATTCTCTCTGGTGGGCCAGCAAGCGTCTTAGCACCAAATCCACCTACACCAGATCTGAGAATTTTAAGAAGCGGTATCCCGCTACTTGGCATCTGCTATGGAATGCAGATCATCGCTAAGATGCTTGGAGGTAAGCTGGAATCTCAAAAAGAGAGAGAGTATGGGAGAACCAAGATAAAGATAAGGGGAAATTCCCCTCTATTTGATGGAGTTCCTGAAGAGAGCTTCGTTTGGATGAGTCATGGAGACAGCGTAATCTCTCCACCCCCTGGATTCGAGATAATAGCCTCCGGTGAGGGGGTAAAAATAGCTGCTATGGAAGATCGAAAGCGAAAGATCTACTGTCTTCAATTTCACCCCGAAGTAATACACACGGATCATGGAAAAAGGATTCTCGACAATTTCATAACCAAGGTGTGTGAAGCTGAGAAAAACTGGAATATGGAAAACTTCCTCAAGAGAATGATCCCGGAGATGGCCCAGAAGGTAGGGGAGGAAAAGGTTCTATGCGCACTAAGTGGCGGAGTAGACTCTACCGTTGCAGCTACCCTTGTAAAGAAAGCCATAGGAGATAGGCTCATAGCCGTTTTCGTTAACAATGGGCTCTTAAGAGAGAAAGAAGCAGAAGAAGTTAGAAATTTCTTCGAAAGCAGAGGTTTCAATTTAATATATGTTGATGCAAGCGATAGATTCTTAAAAAGGCTCAAAGGAATTACAGACCCCGAGGAAAAGAGAAAAATTATAGGCCATGAGTTTATAAGCGTTTTTGAAGAAACAGCGTCTAAACTCGGAAATGTAAGGTACCTGCTTCAGGGAACGCTGTATCCCGATGTAATAGAAAGCGGAAGCGGAGGCAAAGGAGCCGCGAGAATAAAAAGCCATCATAACGTTGGAGGATTGCCAGAGAAGCTCCGCTTTGGGCTTTTAGAACCGCTAAGAGAGCTTTTTAAGGACGAGGTTAGAAACCTCGGAAGAGCCCTTGGTATACCCGAAAAAGTTATAAAAAGGCATCCTTTCCCAGGTCCGGGCCTTGCAGTTCGAATTCTTGGAGAGATAACTGAGGAAAAGCTTAGAATACTGAGAAAAGCAGACAGAATCGTCCAGGAGGAGTTTATTACAAGCGGATGGTATGACAAGGTATGGCAAGCTTTCGCAGTACTCCTACCTATTAGAAGCGTTGGAGTCATGGGAGATGAAAGAAGCTACGGATACACCATAGCAATAAGAGTGGTAGAAAGCGAAGATGGCATGACAGCAGACTGGGTTAAGCTACCCCATAATCTCCTTGAAAGAATATCAAATAGAATAACGCGCGAAGTAAGGGAAATAACGCGGGTGGTATACGATATAACATCTAAGCCCCCGGCTACAATAGAATGGGAATAAAAGAGGTGATTTTATGTTAACACCTGAGGAAGCGAGAAAGATAGCTCTATCAATAAGAAATGAGATAATCTCCCTCCGTAGGGAATTTCATGCTTATCCTGAGCTTGGCTTCGAGGAATTTAGGACATCTTCCAGAATAGCTGAGCTCCTCGAAAGTTGGGGATATGAGGTCGAAGCGGGAATTGCAAAAACAGGAGTTATAGGCAGAATAAGGGGAGAAAAAGACGGCCCAACAAGAGCCTTAAGAGCCGATATGGACGCTCTGCCAATAAAGGAGGAAACAGACTTAGAATTTAAATCGAAGATCGACGAAGTAATGCACGCATGCGGACATGATGCTCACATGGCTATGCTCCTTGGAGCGGGAAAGATACTCTCACTCCTTAAGGACAGGATCTGTGGAGAAATCATCCTCCTTTTCCAACCTGCGGAGGAGGGAAAAGCAGGTGCGAAAAGAATGCTTGAAGAAGGATTACTTAAGAAATACAAGATAGACTTCTTGTTCGGACATCATATTTGGCCTGTGTTTCTCCCCTATGGGGTCTTCGCGACGAGAAAGGAAGCCATAACATCCATAAGCGATAGATTCACACTTAGAATACGTGGGAAGGGTGGACATGCTGCAAATCCGGACGATGCAATAGATCCAATACCCATTCTCGGCGAGGTCATATCAGCAATTCATCACATAGTATCAAGAAGCGTAAGTCCTCAAGTAAGCGCAGTGATAACCATAGGAAAGGTAATAGCAGGAACCGCTGAAAACATCATTCCTAAAAGTGCAGAGCTTCATGGAACGGTGAGAGCTACTGACGAGAAGACGAGAGACCTCATCGTCGAGAGACTGCGAGCAATTGCAGAAGGCATTCCACGGGCTTATGGTGGTAGTGGAGAACTGATATATAAAAAGCTATACCCTATAACTTACAATCACCCAAGGCTCACCGAGGAAGTCATTAACATCGCAAGGGAGTTCTGGGGTAATAAAAGAACGATAGAGCTTAAGCACCCCTCCATGGGAGGAGAGGATTTCAGCTTCTTCACAAAAGTTATTCCCTCGTGCTTCAGCTTTATCGGCGTTGGAGGCAAAGTAGGATTGCATAGTCCAAACTTTGTCCTAAACGAGGAAATACTCCCAGAGGGATCGGCGTGGGAGGCATATCTCGCCTTAAGGAGCAAAGATATAAAGCTATGAAGAGAAGAATTCTAAAAGCACTTTCAAGAGCCTCTAAACCTATGAAAATGGAGGACCTTCTCGAAGGGGGCGAAAGTCTTAAAAAGCTTAAAGAAAGCTTAAGGGAGCTCGAGAGAGAAGGAAAAATCTACATAGACCCGAGGGGAAGAGTAATGCTCGCATCGAGAGCCAAGCTCGTTCCCGGGCGGATAAAGATACATCCTCGTGGTTTTGCGTTTTTAAAAACAGATATGGGAGAGGAAATTTTCATCCCTCCTGATGCTATAAACGGAGCAATGAGTGGAGACAGGGTCTTTATAAAAACCAAAAAGAGAAAGGGTAGAGGAACCTACGGAGAGGTAATCAAGGTTATAGAAAGAGCGCGAAACAGAGTAATAGGAAGGTTAGAGCTTTATTCAGCGTTTGCCCTTCTCATTCCAGATGACCCTTCCTTAAAAGATCCCATATTGATTCCTAAGAAAAATCTCACAAAAGATGTGAAAAATGGATATAAAGCTCTCGTTGAGATAACTGCCTTCCCCCGAGGAGCGCAGGGAGCCATAGGTAGGATAATCCGCATTCTTGGAAAAGCAGGAGAAACAGAAACCGAAATTCTAAGTATCTTGCTATCCCACGGCGTTCCACTCGAGTTCCCAGAAGAGGTAGAAAGGGAAGCAGAATCCCTGCCTGAGAGTATACCCCCAAATGAAATCGAGAAAAGAAAGGACTTTAGAGATAAAATTACCGTTACCATTGATGGCGAAGATGCAAGAGATTTTGACGACGCCGTTTCAATAGAAAAGGATGAAGAAGGCAACTACATACTGGGAGTTCACATAGCGGACGTTGGATACTATGTTAAGGAAGGAAGCAGGCTTGACAAGGAAGCGTTTAAGCGAGGGTGTAGCGTCTACATAACAGACAGGGTTATACCTATGCTACCCTTCAGGCTCTCGAACAATCTCTGCAGTCTAATAGAGGGAAAGGACAGATTAAGCTTCAGCATAATCATAAAAATAGATCCAAATGGCAAAGTTCTAAACTATGAGTTATACAAAAGCATCATAAGATCCCGGGCACGGCTAACCTATGAAGGGGCTAATGCTTTCTTCGAAGGAGAAAGAAAGGAACCCTACCTAAGCTTAGGGAAAGAGCTAAATTTAATGAGAGAGTTAGCCTTAATATTAAGAAGAAAAAGGCTCTCTAAAGGAG
Encoded proteins:
- the rnr gene encoding ribonuclease R; its protein translation is MGGISRLKEQRYKAMKRRILKALSRASKPMKMEDLLEGGESLKKLKESLRELEREGKIYIDPRGRVMLASRAKLVPGRIKIHPRGFAFLKTDMGEEIFIPPDAINGAMSGDRVFIKTKKRKGRGTYGEVIKVIERARNRVIGRLELYSAFALLIPDDPSLKDPILIPKKNLTKDVKNGYKALVEITAFPRGAQGAIGRIIRILGKAGETETEILSILLSHGVPLEFPEEVEREAESLPESIPPNEIEKRKDFRDKITVTIDGEDARDFDDAVSIEKDEEGNYILGVHIADVGYYVKEGSRLDKEAFKRGCSVYITDRVIPMLPFRLSNNLCSLIEGKDRLSFSIIIKIDPNGKVLNYELYKSIIRSRARLTYEGANAFFEGERKEPYLSLGKELNLMRELALILRRKRLSKGALDFNFKEIKVVLGEKSEVKEIISYERGIAEKIIEEFMILANECVAEFASYRLLPFIYRVHEEPDPEKIRELSRFVKLFGYTLKIRGEIKPKHLQALLEEVKGKPEERIISTLLLRSLARARYDVENLGHFGLASRCYTHFTSPIRRYPDLVIHRILAEFLERGYLHPQRQYQLSLFLPEAALNSTKRELEADEIEEEEKKFRKCLYMRKKLGEIFEGVISGVIPQGIFVELDNGVEGFVPLDLMPKDRYIVSEENFMIIGASSRRIYRMGDRVKVQVVRSDPLARKIDFLLIE
- a CDS encoding amidohydrolase, with protein sequence MLTPEEARKIALSIRNEIISLRREFHAYPELGFEEFRTSSRIAELLESWGYEVEAGIAKTGVIGRIRGEKDGPTRALRADMDALPIKEETDLEFKSKIDEVMHACGHDAHMAMLLGAGKILSLLKDRICGEIILLFQPAEEGKAGAKRMLEEGLLKKYKIDFLFGHHIWPVFLPYGVFATRKEAITSISDRFTLRIRGKGGHAANPDDAIDPIPILGEVISAIHHIVSRSVSPQVSAVITIGKVIAGTAENIIPKSAELHGTVRATDEKTRDLIVERLRAIAEGIPRAYGGSGELIYKKLYPITYNHPRLTEEVINIAREFWGNKRTIELKHPSMGGEDFSFFTKVIPSCFSFIGVGGKVGLHSPNFVLNEEILPEGSAWEAYLALRSKDIKL
- the guaA gene encoding glutamine-hydrolyzing GMP synthase; translation: MILILDFGSQYTKLIARRIRELGVYSEILPWDKKADEILLKKPKGLILSGGPASVLAPNPPTPDLRILRSGIPLLGICYGMQIIAKMLGGKLESQKEREYGRTKIKIRGNSPLFDGVPEESFVWMSHGDSVISPPPGFEIIASGEGVKIAAMEDRKRKIYCLQFHPEVIHTDHGKRILDNFITKVCEAEKNWNMENFLKRMIPEMAQKVGEEKVLCALSGGVDSTVAATLVKKAIGDRLIAVFVNNGLLREKEAEEVRNFFESRGFNLIYVDASDRFLKRLKGITDPEEKRKIIGHEFISVFEETASKLGNVRYLLQGTLYPDVIESGSGGKGAARIKSHHNVGGLPEKLRFGLLEPLRELFKDEVRNLGRALGIPEKVIKRHPFPGPGLAVRILGEITEEKLRILRKADRIVQEEFITSGWYDKVWQAFAVLLPIRSVGVMGDERSYGYTIAIRVVESEDGMTADWVKLPHNLLERISNRITREVREITRVVYDITSKPPATIEWE